The nucleotide sequence TCTTGGCATCTTGCTTCTTGAAATAATAGTTGAAAATTTATAAGGTAGTCATAATAATAAGTCAAACATATAGATATCAAAGAAACTTCAAAATGAATGAGTGACAATAGTAATATACAATAGAGAATACAGAATTTGCATGGTGATGAGGGTTTTATGAAAAGATGGATGGATTGAAACGGTTTCCTCCATTGTTATTGATCATCATTTTCTTGAACTCATGAAAATTAACCATGCCATCACCATCCATATCAACCTTCCTAATCATGTCCCTGCACTCTTGAATATTCTTCCCTTCCCTTAATCCCAAGGAAGTTAGCACCAAAGCAAGCTCCTCCACTGATATTAACCCATCTTTGTCTTTGTCAAACACATCAAACGCCTCCTTCAAGttcacctcttcttcctcttgttcaacttcACCTCCCAATTCCCTCGTTAGCAAGCAAAACTCTTCGAAATCAAGCAACCCGTCCCCGTTGGAATCAAACTTGACAACAATGTCATCAATCTCTGTGTCCGTCATCAACATTCTGATGTTCCTCAGTGACTCCTTCAGCTCCTGCCCTGTGATGAACCCGTCCCCGTTCTTGTCGAAAGTCGAAAACACCTTCCTAAGCTCCTCTTTCCTCAACGCAGATGCTGCTGAGGATCTAGAAGATGATGATGGAGCTTCAGCAGTAGTATTGGTTTTGGTCTTCTTGGGGAACAAAATTTGAAGGCACGCACAAATCTTGTTAGTGGGTATGTTAAAAAAGATGTTGATGATGGCTGCAATGAAAAGCAGTAATAGCAAGAGTGTAGCTAGAACCATGTTTAAGAATTGGataaggaagaagaggaagacaaaGAAGAACGAAGGTGTGTAGTTAGAAGACAATGAGTCAATGAGCATAAGAAAACAAAACTTTATCGTTGttataaaacaaattaaactaAGGTTCCAACTTCCAAGTGTAACACAAGTTACGCGGGGTTTGGTACATATAAAatgctctttctctttttttgatCCCACACACAACCGCGTGATTTCTA is from Arachis ipaensis cultivar K30076 chromosome B01, Araip1.1, whole genome shotgun sequence and encodes:
- the LOC107640321 gene encoding calmodulin-like protein 7, producing the protein MLIDSLSSNYTPSFFFVFLFFLIQFLNMVLATLLLLLLFIAAIINIFFNIPTNKICACLQILFPKKTKTNTTAEAPSSSSRSSAASALRKEELRKVFSTFDKNGDGFITGQELKESLRNIRMLMTDTEIDDIVVKFDSNGDGLLDFEEFCLLTRELGGEVEQEEEEVNLKEAFDVFDKDKDGLISVEELALVLTSLGLREGKNIQECRDMIRKVDMDGDGMVNFHEFKKMMINNNGGNRFNPSIFS